The Montipora capricornis isolate CH-2021 chromosome 6, ASM3666992v2, whole genome shotgun sequence genome has a window encoding:
- the LOC138053186 gene encoding uncharacterized protein, whose translation MDVTSLYTNIPQEEGIEVVCRTYETFYGNKLPIPIHFLREMLRLILKENSFQTHGTAIGTKMAVSFANIFMAEVETDIINESPNKPLIWKRYIDDIFSLWNTSKEAIHNFTELANSFHPTIKFTAEISDTEITYLDTCVYKGDRFKKHSILDVRTHFKPTETFQYTHFDSCHPPDVRKGFIKGEALRLLRTNSSMKGEI comes from the coding sequence ATGGACGTTACTAGCCTTTACACTAACATCCCGCAGGAGGAAGGAATCGAAGTTGTATGTAGAACATACGAAACATTCTatggaaacaagcttccgaTTCCAATTCACTTCCTCAGAGAAATGCTAAGACTTATCTTGAAAGAGAATTCTTTCCAAACTCACGGAACCGCAATAggaacaaaaatggcagtatCTTTTGCTAACATCTTTATGGCGGAAGTTGAGACTGATATCATCAACGAAAGCCCTAACAAACCACTCATTTGGAaaagatacattgacgacatcttTTCTCTATGGAACACAAGCAAAGAGGCAATACACAACTTCACGGAGCTAGCAAATAGCTTCCatcctacaataaaattcacggctgagatttcagataCTGAAATAACATACTTGGATACATGTGTATACAAGGGCGACCGATTCAAAAAGCACTCTATTCTTGATGTGCGCACGCACTTTAAACCGACAGAGACTTTTCAATACACGCATTTTGACTCCTGCCACCCTCCAGACGTCAGGAAAGGCTTCATCAAAGGCGAAGCTCTAAGGCTCCTTAGAACTAACTCTTCAATGAAAGGTGAAATTTGA